In the genome of Nymphaea colorata isolate Beijing-Zhang1983 chromosome 9, ASM883128v2, whole genome shotgun sequence, one region contains:
- the LOC116261204 gene encoding auxin-responsive protein IAA26-like, whose product MQSERTGDFMFVKVNMDGVPIGRKIDLNVYSDYDQLARVVEDMFKKFIAARRTGEKSTALTESNTPELLRREADYVLAYEDNDGDKMLVGDVPWEIFMATVKRLRIIRGSDAYELAAPRMDEVSDI is encoded by the exons ATGCAGAGTGAAAGGACAGGGGATTTCATGTTTGTGAAGGTGAACATGGACGGAGTTCCGATAGGCAGAAAAATTGATCTGAATGTCTATAGTGATTATGATCAGTTGGCTCGCGTCGTTGAGGACATGTTTAAGAAATTTATTGCag CGCGTAGAACTGGTGAGAAATCGACTGCTTTGACTGAGTCTAACACTCCTGAGCTTCTGAGGAGAGAAGCCGATTATGTTCTTGCATATGAAGACAATGATGGGGATAAGATGCTGGTTGGGGATGTTCCTTGGGA AATATTCATGGCTACAGTCAAGCGGCTGCGGATTATAAGGGGCTCAGATGCTTATGAACTTG CTGCTCCAAGAATGGATGAAGTCTCAGATATATGA
- the LOC116261274 gene encoding uncharacterized protein LOC116261274 isoform X2 encodes MRNDGTEWNAVARPRCSSPDFTPAPSISPSVSTSPLIFSCSLLFLSSSSQLLLPRPSSFSPSVDPFSAVVSAQFWTVLQLQERSRSRSTRRRGTKTRRRSSSSRSRARTARSRRPMAAGDYGDIVERVVLDRTEDGQEPVFARVVLKFPACIQLVLQGQPKLTMKVVEGRDAWYVTRRRKQSSKARQNRRRHARKDQAAGNEDVNGAPASSTEIKMERETTDVNAAQFLIEQFISFVCLCASAFPFL; translated from the exons ATGCGGAACGATGGGACAGAATGGAACGCCGTCGCCCGACCTCGTTGCAGCTCCCCCGATTTCACCCCTGCTCCCTCCATCTCACCCTCTGTCTCTACTTCCCCGCTCattttctcttgctctcttctctttctctcttcctcttcccagCTCCTTCTTCCTCGcccctcttccttttctccatCTGTTGACCCCTTTTCTGCAGTGGTTAGCGCTCAATTCTGGACAGTATTGCAGTTGCAA GAACGGAGTCGGAGCCGGAGCACACGTCGTCGGGGGACgaagacgaggaggaggagcagcagcagcaggagcAGAGCTCGGACTGCGCGGTCCCGCAGGCCGATGGCCGCAGG TGACTATGGAGATATCGTGGAGAGGGTCGTGTTGGACAGGACGGAGGATGGGCAGGAACCGGTGTTCGCGAGGGTCGTCCTCAAATTCCCCGCTTGCATCCAACTCGTGCTTCAGGGGCAGCCGAAGCTCACCATGAAGGTGGTGGAAGGCCGCGATGCCTGGTACGTCACCAGGCGCAGGAAGCAGTCGTCTAAGGCCCGCCAAAACCGCCGTCGCCACGCCAGGAAGGACCAAGCCGCCGGCAACGAAGACGTGAACGGAGCTCCAGCTTCTTCAACCGAGATAAAGATGGAGAGGGAGACGACTGACGTCAATGCGGCTCAGTTTCTCATTGAACAATTTATcagttttgtgtgtttgtgcgcgtctgcttttccttttctttag
- the LOC116261203 gene encoding serine/threonine-protein kinase RHS3-like, with translation MDALAKIAPSLVKGSKPKPSKNGCPTTNNLIETTKTSEAENSDSCTATSSNTSTITATTTLAATATTTVAAAAAVASTRTSEGSTANTCEEKTSDAGSTSNSVSSSNVQADMNDSAAGTSTGTGTAGMSSNPWTKPHTGKDVRWEAINLVKAKDGPLGLSHFRLLKRLGYGDIGSVYLVELRDTNVLFAMKVMDKASLVSRNKVLRAQTEREILCMLDHPFLPTLYTHFETDKFYCLVMEYCSGGNLHTLRQKQPSKYFSEEAARFYATEVLLALEYLHMLGVVYRDLKPENVLVREEGHIMLSDFDLSLRCTVSPTLVKSSSVHGGSMGILDGESVVPGCIQPSAFFPRLLPRKSRKSKSDVSLFAGGSLPELMAEPTHARSMSFVGTHEYLAPEIIRGEGHGSAVDWWTLGIFIYELLHGTTPFKGAGNRATLFNVVGQPLRFPDSPTASLAARDLIRGLLVKDPQKRIAYRRGATEIKQHPFFEGVNWALVRSTVPPQIPEPIDLGILGLKEAAPNLEKKPIGQSSANSKTTTADGQDSSYLDFEYF, from the exons ATGGATGCCCTAGCCAAGATTGCACCTTCTCTAGTAAAGGGCAGCAAGCCAAAGCCTAGCAAAAATGGTTGCCCTACAACCAACAACTTGATTGAAACCACAAAGACAAGTGAAGCTGAAAATAGTGACTCCTGCACAGCCACCTCCTCCAACACTAGTACcatcaccgccaccaccacTCTTGCCGCCACTGCAACTACAACTGTTGCTGCCGCCGCTGCGGTGGCATCGACAAGGACGTCGGAGGGGAGTACTGCCAACACGTGTGAGGAGAAAACTAGTGATGCCGGTTCCACATCAAACTCTGTGAGCTCCAGCAATGTCCAGGCTGACATGAATGACAGTGCTGCCGGCACcagcaccggcaccggcaccgcCGGCATGTCAAGCAACCCATGGACCAAGCCGCATACTGGCAAGGATGTCCGCTGGGAAGCGATAAACCTAGTCAAGGCCAAGGATGGACCCTTGGGGCTCAGCCACTTTAGGCTGTTGAAGAGGTTAGGGTATGGAGACATAGGAAGTGTGTACCTGGTTGAGCTCAGGGACACCAATGTGCTGTTTGCAATGAAGGTCATGGACAAGGCATCACTGGTGAGCAGGAACAAGGTACTGAGGGCACAGACAGAGAGGGAAATACTGTGCATGCTGGATCATCCCTTTCTTCCCACACTCTACACACACTTTGAGACAGACAAGTTCTATTGCCTGGTCATGGAGTACTGCAGTGGAGGAAACCTTCATACCCTTAGACAAAAGCAGCCCAGCAAATACTTTAGTGAGGAGGCAGCAag GTTCTATGCGACCGAGGTGCTGTTGGCTTTGGAGTACTTACACATGCTAGGCGTTGTGTACAGAGACCTTAAGCCAGAAAATGTTCTAGTGAGAGAGGAGGGCCACATTATGCTGTCCGACTTTGACCTTTCCCTGCGCTGCACGGTCAGCCCAACCCTGGTCAAGTCCTCTTCGGTCCACGGCGGCAGCATGGGCATCCTCGACGGCGAGTCCGTGGTGCCGGGCTGCATCCAGCCGTCGGCCTTCTTCCCCCGCCTCCTGCCCAGGAAGTCACGCAAGTCGAAGTCAGACGTTAGCCTCTTCGCCGGCGGCTCTCTGCCGGAGCTGATGGCCGAGCCCACCCACGCCCGGTCCATGTCCTTTGTTGGGACCCATGAATACTTGGCGCCGGAGATCATACGTGGGGAGGGCCATGGAAGCGCGGTTGATTGGTGGACACTGGGGATATTCATATACGAGCTCTTGCACGGAACTACGCCGTTCAAGGGCGCCGGGAACCGAGCCACATTGTTCAATGTGGTTGGTCAGCCCCTGAGGTTCCCGGACTCACCGACGGCGAGCCTAGCGGCTAGGGACCTGATAAGGGGGCTTCTGGTTAAAGACCCACAAAAGCGCATTGCCTATAGGAGGGGTGCCACAGAGATCAAGCAGCACCCTTTCTTTGAAGGTGTGAATTGGGCACTTGTTAGGAGCACTGTGCCCCCACAGATACCAGAGCCTATTGACCTTGGCATTCTTGGTCTTAAGGAAGCAGCGCCCAACCTTGAGAAGAAGCCCATTGGGCAGAGTAGTGCAAATAGTAAGACCACTACTGCTGATGGTCAGGATTCTTCTTACCTTGATTTTGAATACTTCTAA
- the LOC116261274 gene encoding uncharacterized protein LOC116261274 isoform X1 yields MRNDGTEWNAVARPRCSSPDFTPAPSISPSVSTSPLIFSCSLLFLSSSSQLLLPRPSSFSPSVDPFSAVVSAQFWTVLQLQQERSRSRSTRRRGTKTRRRSSSSRSRARTARSRRPMAAGDYGDIVERVVLDRTEDGQEPVFARVVLKFPACIQLVLQGQPKLTMKVVEGRDAWYVTRRRKQSSKARQNRRRHARKDQAAGNEDVNGAPASSTEIKMERETTDVNAAQFLIEQFISFVCLCASAFPFL; encoded by the exons ATGCGGAACGATGGGACAGAATGGAACGCCGTCGCCCGACCTCGTTGCAGCTCCCCCGATTTCACCCCTGCTCCCTCCATCTCACCCTCTGTCTCTACTTCCCCGCTCattttctcttgctctcttctctttctctcttcctcttcccagCTCCTTCTTCCTCGcccctcttccttttctccatCTGTTGACCCCTTTTCTGCAGTGGTTAGCGCTCAATTCTGGACAGTATTGCAGTTGCAA CAGGAACGGAGTCGGAGCCGGAGCACACGTCGTCGGGGGACgaagacgaggaggaggagcagcagcagcaggagcAGAGCTCGGACTGCGCGGTCCCGCAGGCCGATGGCCGCAGG TGACTATGGAGATATCGTGGAGAGGGTCGTGTTGGACAGGACGGAGGATGGGCAGGAACCGGTGTTCGCGAGGGTCGTCCTCAAATTCCCCGCTTGCATCCAACTCGTGCTTCAGGGGCAGCCGAAGCTCACCATGAAGGTGGTGGAAGGCCGCGATGCCTGGTACGTCACCAGGCGCAGGAAGCAGTCGTCTAAGGCCCGCCAAAACCGCCGTCGCCACGCCAGGAAGGACCAAGCCGCCGGCAACGAAGACGTGAACGGAGCTCCAGCTTCTTCAACCGAGATAAAGATGGAGAGGGAGACGACTGACGTCAATGCGGCTCAGTTTCTCATTGAACAATTTATcagttttgtgtgtttgtgcgcgtctgcttttccttttctttag